The Hevea brasiliensis isolate MT/VB/25A 57/8 chromosome 1, ASM3005281v1, whole genome shotgun sequence genome has a window encoding:
- the LOC131183382 gene encoding probable disease resistance protein At5g63020, translating to MGHVFSIQCGDALIGRCWDCVAGQALYVCQLEDNLQELETARDKLRELSNDVMRRVNSEETPQTVQLDRVGGWLSRVDATITEFDSLLNRATRERQKLCLAGCCSKNCKSTYMFGKSVSRSLKHVVGLMSEGDFKEVVERTLPKPVVVGNVNPTLGTETTLDEAWSYITGDEVRIVGIYGMGGVGKTTLLTKINNRFATISNNFDVVISAVVSKDLKPEKIQEQIWKRIGFLDKKWKKKSLREKAEDIFHVLSRKKFVLLLDDIWRRVDLQEIGVPLPTRQNRCKIVFTTRSCRVGGQMEAEKMIKVEPLAWEEAWALFQKKVGDIDFDIVPLAQDVAKECSGLPIALITIGRAMASKVTKEEWEHALEVLRSPASSSPGMEDEVIQDMEVEVFVRLKFSYDGLLSDKVKFCFLYCSLFPEEFEIEKDDLVHYWIYENFCTRNEAYSIIGTLVGACLLEEKGRHVKMHDVIRDMALLIACKYEKEKHKFFVEAGAQLTRVPEVGKWEVLKRMSLMANSFERIQEVPRCPDLLTLFLSDNRNLSGISDGFFQFMGTLTILDLSSTNIKKLPVGISKLNSLQYLNLSWTLISQLPIELKMLVKLKYLNLVGNFELNMIPRGVISSLSSLQVLKMYNVGFIWVEELEDNILREENKLIEELQCLEHLNELSSTIRSVSDLQSYVNTHTLLNCTRALWLNLFPSPQSLNIWWLANMKNLEDMVIIGGSNSEELGVNVVMEEIEAHDAGGGLGNSMISRKTYFNNLHTLTLGGSLRLRDLTWVILAPNLTCLNVQVNKHIEEIVSVEKLDDVQVGDENFNPFFKLQVLRLYYLPQLKSIYPKALSFPSLEKIDVYECPQLKKLPLNSSSANGGKVEINAEERWWKDVEWEDDSTKTTFLPCFVHARYHW from the coding sequence ATGGGTCACGTCTTTTCAATTCAATGCGGTGATGCCTTGATCGGTCGTTGCTGGGATTGCGTTGCTGGACAAGCTCTTTATGTATGTCAGCTTGAAGACAATCTTCAAGAACTTGAGACTGCAAGAGATAAATTAAGAGAGCTGAGCAATGATGTGATGCGGAGAGTCAACAGTGAGGAAACTCCACAAACAGTGCAGCTGGATCGAGTTGGAGGATGGCTTTCAAGGGTAGACGCTACCATTACTGAATTTGATTCTCTCCTCAACAGAGCTACGCGAGAAAGACAGAAATTGTGTCTCGCAGGTTGTTGCTCCAAGAACTGTAAGTCCACCTACATGTTTGGGAAAAGCGTTTCCAGAAGCCTCAAACATGTGGTTGGTTTGATGAGCGAAGGAGATTTTAAGGAAGTGGTTGAGAGGACACTTCCAAAACCAGTGGTAGTAGGAAATGTTAATCCAACATTGGGCACTGAAACTACCTTAGACGAGGCATGGAGCTACATCACGGGAGATGAGGTGAGAATTGTTGGCATATACGGTATGGGGGGAGTCGGTAAAACTACTCTTCTTACTAAAATCAACAACAGATTTGCCACTATATCTAATAATTTTGATGTTGTGATTTCGGCTGTGGTTTCTAAAGATTTGAAACCTGAGAAGATTCAAGAGCAGATTTGGAAAAGAATTGGCTTTTTGGATaagaaatggaaaaagaaaagcctTCGTGAGAAAGCGGAAGACATATTTCATGTACTGAGTAGAAAGAAATTTGTATTATTATTAGATGACATATGGCGGCGAGTTGACCTTCAAGAGATTGGGGTTCCTCTACCTACTAGACAAAACAGATGCAAGATAGTATTCACAACACGCTCTTGCAGAGTAGGCGGGCAAATGGAAGCTGAAAAGATGATAAAAGTAGAACCTTTGGCTTGGGAAGAAGCTTGGGCGTTGTTTCAGAAGAAGGTTGGGGATATTGATTTTGATATTGTTCCTCTGGCTCAAGATGTTGCTAAAGAGTGTAGTGGGTTGCCAATCGCACTCATTACCATTGGCAGAGCAATGGCCAGTAAAGTTACAAAGGAAGAATGGGAGCATGCTCTTGAGGTACTTAGAAGCCCTGCCTCAAGCTCACCAGGCATGGAGGATGAGGTAATTCAAGACATGGAGGTTGAGGTATTTGTAAGATTGAAGTTTAGTTATGACGGTTTGCTTAGTGATAAAGTTAAATTTTGTTTCTTATATTGTTCCTTATTTCCGGAAGAGTTTGAAATTGAGAAAGATGACTTGGTACATTATTGGATTTATGAGAATTTTTGTACTCGCAATGAGGCATATTCTATAATTGGCACTCTTGTTGGGGCATGTTTATTGGAAGAGAAAGGCCGACATGTGAAAATGCATGATGTGATTCGTGATATGGCTCTGTTAATAGCATGtaaatatgaaaaagaaaaacataagtttTTTGTGGAAGCGGGTGCCCAATTAACTCGAGTACCAGAGGTTGGAAAATGGGAAGTATTAAAGCGGATGTCCTTGATGGCAAACTCCTTCGAGAGAATCCAAGAAGTTCCTAGATGTCCTGATCTTTTGACTTTATTTCTCAGCGACAATCGTAATTTGAGTGGAATCAGTGATGGTTTCTTTCAGTTTATGGGTACACTAACCATTTTAGACCTATCAAGTACTAATATCAAAAAATTGCCGGTAGGAATATCAAAATTGAACTCATTGCAATATCTTAATCTGTCATGGACGTTGATAAGTCAATTGCCAATTGAGTTGAAAATGTTGGTAAAACTGAAATATCTGAACTTGGTGGGTAATTTCGAGCTAAATATGATTCCAAGGGGAGTCATATCCAGTTTATCATCATTGCAAGTTTTGAAAATGTACAACGTTGGTTTTATTTGGGTCGAAGAATTGGAAGATAATATATTGAGGGAAGAGAACAAGCTAATAGAGGAGCTACAATGTTTGGAACACTTGAATGAATTGAGCAGTACAATACGAAGTGTCTCAGATCTCCAGAGTTATGTCAACACCCACACATTACTCAACTGTACTCGAGCTCTATGGCTTAATTTGTTTCCAAGTCCACAATCTCTCAACATTTGGTGGTTGGCAAATATGAAGAATCTAGAAGATATGGTTATAATTGGTGGAAGTAATTCAGAAGAGTTGGGTGTTAATGTTGTAATGGAAGAGATAGAAGCACATGATGCAGGTGGAGGTCTGGGCAACTCAATGATCTCAAGGAAGACATACTTTAATAACCTTCATACATTGACTTTAGGAGGAAGCCTCAGATTGAGGGATCTGACATGGGTTATTCTAGCTCCAAATTTGACGTGTTTGAATGTGCAAGTGAACAAGCATATAGAAGAGATAGTAAGTGTTGAAAAGTTAGATGATGTTCAAGTTGGGGATGAAAATTTTAACCCATTTTTTAAACTCCAAGTGCTCAGGTTGTATTATTTACCACAACTGAAAAGCATATATCCCAAAGCCTTGTCCTTTCCCTCTCTAGAAAAAATCGACGTATATGAATGCCCACAGCTTAAGAAGCTGCCATTAAACTCGAGCAGCGCAAATGGAGGCAAAGTTGAGATTAATGCAGAGGAACGATGGTGGAAAGATGTTGAATGGGAGGATGATTCTACTAAAACTACCTTTCTACCATGCTTTGTGCATGCTCGCTACCATTGGTAA